The nucleotide window CCAGGTTAAACGGCTCAACTGCAGTTTGAAGTGTCAATGTTTCAATGGCCGCCTGGATAAAACTGATTTTTCCTGCTGAAATAGCTTCTTCACAATTTTTCTGCGCCTGCGCGATAGCTTTTGCAGACCGGTCGATTCCCATAATATAAATAGGATCGAACCGGTAAGCGATCTCTCTGGCCGCTATACCGGTACCGCAACCAATCTCCAAAATACGCATGCCGTCGCGAAGCGGCAGCGCATCAACAATGTCTAAAAGGCGTTTGGATACCGGTGGTGTCATAACTAAACTGTTTAAAGCAGGAATCTTTAATTTTCAGGTTGTTGTAAGCGCATTTTCAACAAAGGGTAATCTAATCCCAGATCATCCTTGTCTGATCTTTCATAAATACTAAAACCACGTTTCAGATAAAACCTGACAGCTTTGGTATTCTGCTCATTTACATCTATCCAACACGCCTTATGATCATTTAGCGCGAAGCGAATTAATTTTGTTCCGAGGCCTTTGCCTGCATACCGGGGCTCAATAAAGAGCATTTCTATCTTACGATTTACTATTGATATAAATCCAGCCATTTGATGCCCATCCAGCAGGCAATAAACATTCAGAACACTGAAATCCAGTGCTCTTAAAATATTTTTAATCGTATCGAAATCTTTTTGAGCCAAAAAATCATGAGTGGCTAATACCGATGTTTCCCAAACCGAGAGGAGGGATGTTCGATAGGAATCGTCGTATTTTACGATCTGAAAGTTCATACTAAATGAAGCGATTTTTGAATATAGAACCCGTATAATCTTAAAATATTAATAAAACTACGGCCTGCAAAGGTATTAACGTTTTGAACTTCTGCTAAGCTATTCCCTTTCACTATATTTGCTCACTTAAATAATATCCCAATGAGTGAGATTATTGTGCAAAAAGTAAACGAAACAGCTGCTTTTTTAAAGGCTCAGTATGAAGGACAGCCACAGGTGGCGATCATATTGGGAAGCGGGCTTGGGAATTTTGTACAAAAAATAAAAGTAGAAAAGGAAGTTCCCTATACTGATATACCCAATTTTCCGGTATCTACTGTTAAGGGACATTCGGGTAAATTGATCTTTGGCGAGCTTTCGGGTAAAAAGGTTGTTGCCATGAGTGGTCGTTTTCATTATTATGAAGGGTATACTCCGCAGGAAGTTGTATTTCCGATAAGGGTGCTAAAGATGCTTGGCATACAAACGCTTTTGTTAAGCAATGCAGCCGGCGGCGTTAACGAAGCTTTTAGTGTAGGGGATATTATGATTATTAATGATCATATCAGTTTCAGCACCCCTAATCCGCTTATTGGTAAAAACGTAGAGGAGTGGGGAACCCGTTTTCCCGATATGAGCGAGCCTTATAAAAAACATTTGATTACCAAAGCAAAGCAAATAGGTGAGGCAGCTTCCATAAAATTGCATGAGGGAGTTTACTTTGTAGTAACAGGACCAACTTTCGAGACCAGGGCGGAGTACCGGCTGATCAAAATCGTTGGAGCTGACGCGGTTGGGATGAGCACGGTGCAGGAATGTATCGTAGCTAACCATATGGGAATGGAAGTTTTTGCAGTGAGCGTAATTACTGATCTGGGTATCAGGGATGAAGAAAACGTAATTACCCATGAGGAGGTGTTAGAGGCTGCTAACGCCGCAGAGCCTAAACTGGCGCATTTGTTTACCGAGTTGATAAAAGCTTTATAGAGATTTAATGAGGGGTATCTTTTTACTGGTATTTATTTTTGTGGGCGTTTCTGCATATGCTCAAAGTCCTGTCAGGGGTGTTAGCGACAGGTTCAGAGGTATTGCGAATGCCGGATCAGGAGCTGATTCTATAGGGCGAAGGAACAAGTTTGAAGATTCGGTAACCATTAGTTATCGCTACCTCGATACGGCGAGAGCCTACCGCGTGGATTCCTCGATCAACGATTTTACAGTAAAATATCCCATTCCGGCAGACTATTACCACCTTTCTAATACAGGGGCGGCAGCGCAGTCTTTTTTATTTGCCCCCAATATGAAATCCGGCTGGGACGCGGGTTTTCATGCCTATGATATTTATAAATTTACAGTAGATAAAGCCCGATTTTTCACAGTTACCAGACCTTACTCAGAAATCAGTTACATGTTAGGTACGCGCAGCGAACAGATGATTGAGCTGATGCATACACAAAATATTAAACCTCAGTGGAACGCCAGTATTCATTACAGGATGGTGGGTGCCCCGGGTATTTACCGCAATCAAAAAACCAGTCACAATAATTATGCTATCACCAACTGGTTTCAAACCCAGGACAGGCGATATACGAATTATGTAGCCATTATCGCCAATAAGCTGAAAGGCAGCGAAAGCGGGGGGATACTTAACGATCAGAATTATATAGATAACCCTGATTTTGCGGACCGCTCTACGGTATATACGAAGTTGGGAGGAGAGTCTGGGTTTGGATCGGGAATTTTTAATACAGATATTTCTACGGGCAATACCTACGAAGATTTCAATGCAATTATGCGTCATCAGTATGATCTGGGGCGTAAAGATTCACTGGTGAATGACAGTACCGTCATACCCCTGTTTTTTCCCCGCGTCCGTTTAGAGCATACTATACGGTATAGTGCATATAAATACATGTTCTCCGATGCGAGCCCCCGGCCAGAATATTATAGTGAATATTATGATATGCCTTCGGTAAACTCCCTTTTTCGCAGGGAAGACTTTTGGAAGGAGCTGATGAATGACTTCTCTATTTACACGTTTCCCGATGAAAAGAACACACAACAGTTTCTGAAAGTAGGGGTTGCCTTGCAAAATCTTACCGGTATATTCAGGGATGGAATTACAGAAACTACGGACGGGATTAACTATGCTGATGATAAACAGAATAAAGGTTACAACCTGATGGGGCATGGTGAGTATCGGAACCGTACCAAAAACCAACGTTGGGATCTGTTAGCCAGGGGTAACATGTATTTTGTCGGGATGAATGCCGGGGACTATGATGTGGCGGCAAGTATTCAAAGTTCTTTCGGGGATAAAATCGGATCGCTTAAATTAGGTTTTGAAAATGCAAACCGAACGCCTTCCTATGTAACGAACGCCAATAGTTCCTTCTACTTTATGAGGGATACTGTAAATCTCAGAAAGGAGAACAGTTCACACCTGTATGCTACTTTATACCAACCCCTGCTCAAGTTACGATTAACAGGGAATTACTATCTGGTGAATAATTATACGTACTATACTGATTTTTATAATATCAACCAGGCCGCTCTTTTTAATTTATTACAGATATCTGCGCATAAAACCTTTGCATTTGGTAAAAAACGTCAATACAAGTGGATGACGGACAATTATTTTCAACAGGTAATCGGGAACGGACCTGTTAATGTGCCTTCCTGGTTAACCCGTAACCGTATTATGTATGAGGGTAATCTGGGCTTCAATAATCTCAAAATTGCAATGGGCTTCGATACAAGGTATCGCACTAATTATAAAGCTAACAACTACTCACCTCTGCTGGGACAGTTCTTCTACCAGGATAGCACTACAGTGAAATACAAACTTCCTGATATTGCCGCTTTTGTTCATTTCCGGATTAATTCTTTCAGGGCTTTTTTGCGTGCCGAAAACCTGAACACATTCCGAAGCCTGGTTGGGGTGGATGGCAAAACTTCTTACGGCTTTACCAACAGCAACTTTGCAGCGCCCGACTATCCTTATGCAGGAATGATTATACGATTCGGTATTTTTTGGGGCTTTGTTAATTAGTTTATTTCGCATCAATCATAGGGTTGTAGATGCGAAGATAAATTGATGCAGCCCGCTTCATGCAAAATCTGGATCAATCGATTCAATTAACCGCCTCTTACGATTATTAATAAGTTCAGATATCAGCTTTCGGGATTCATTGCTGACCGAAATCCATTACTTCCCCGAAAATGTTGTTCTCTTAACCGGTTGTTACAATGAAACGATAAAATAAGCTTTCGTATTACAATTTGTTTACTTTGAATTACGTCGTGTGGTTAGTTATCGTTCGTATGAGACCGTTTGCATTGACTGAGGGCAAAAAAGGGGTGGTTCCAGCGCAAAAAAACATTATTTTCCGGCATCAATATCAGTGATAAGAATTAATTTTAATGATTACTTATATATCGCTGTGCTACTACTGTCATGTTGAGGAAAAGCAAAAAGAATGTAAAGTTTTCTGTTGAGGAAGTTATTAACCTGCTGAACAAATCCTCCCGGGGAGCTTTGGTAGGCAGCATGGTAGCTGCTTTAATATGTATGATGTATTTTGCCGGCACTGTAAAAACCGGACTTCCGCTGATAGTTGATGTTTTTATCGTAGTGGGAGTATCGCTGATGCTTCCTTTTTTAATATTTGGATTGGCATACTATATATATACGGTTATTCAAAACGTCAATAAGTATATTGTTATTGCTGTCATTGGAACATTTTTATTTACCAGGTTTTTACCGGATGAAAAGTTTAACCGGCCCTTTATTTTTTTAGAGCTTATTTCGGGTATACTCGTCGGTATCGCATTCCATCTTAAAACCCGACTAATTGTCAGGTGGTTGTTCGTTTGCCTTGCAGTAGCAATTAACGTGTCGATGTTCGCCTTGCTCGTTAGTAAAGGTAGCACGCATGCTTTACCGGTTACTGATCGGTATTGGGAGCAAAAAGCCAGTAAACATCTTACATCTGTCGAAGATCCGATAAAACACCGCCCCTTCGCCGTTAAAGAGTTTAGCTACGGATCGGGTACAGATAAGCAGCGGGCTGAATATGGGCCCGATGTTCAATTGCGAACAATGCCAGTCAATGCCTCTCCATTTATGCAGCCTGCTTCAAAAATTAAATCTTTATTGAGAAAAACCTATTGGGGATTTGGCCTTGATCAATTGCCATTGAATGCAAGGGTATGGATGCCGCAGCAACCCGGTACCTTCTCCCTGGTCGTTTTTGTACATGGCAATCACTTAATGACCGATTATTCGGAAAAAGGATATGCTTACATGGGAAGCTTACTGGCCAGCCAGGGATTTATAGTTGTATCTATTGATGAGAATTTTTTAAATGAAAGTTGGTTTAATGATTTTTGGTTTACCGAAGTAAACGCCAGGGCCTGGTTGATTTTAAAACACCTGGAATATTTGCGTACCTGGAGTGCAAATCCCGGAAATCCTTTTTACCGACGGGTTGATATGAACAATATCTGCCTTGCTGGGCACTCGCGCGGCGCGGACGCAGTTGCGGTGGCGCTCACCCTCAACGGGCTTGACCGGTACCCGTATGACGGGCAGATTAATTTCAATTTCAGATTTTCAATTAAAAGCATTGTACAGTTGGCTCCCGCCGGCCGGCAATCACCAGGATTTGAAATCCCCCTTGAAAATAGTGGTGCTAATTTCCTGATTTTGCATGGGAGCCATGATCAGGACGTCTATTATTGTGAAGGTATCAGGTCATTTAACCGGGTTAAGACGGATACCGCTCACAAGAATCTTAAAGCAATGCTTTATATATATAAAGCTAACCACGGGCAATTTAACAGTGTTTGGGGTATAAAGGATTTACGTTTCCCCAACCAGTATTTTGTCAATTCTGCCGGCCTGTTAAGTGGTGCAGATCAGCAACGCATTGCGGGCACCTACGTATCTGCTTTTTTAAAAGCAACTATGCTAGGAGAAAAAAAATATATACCTTTTTTAAAAGATTGCAGAACCGGTTTCGATTTTTTACCGCGCAATTACTATGTAAGCCAGTTTGAAGACTACTCGTTCCGCTACCTGGCAGATTATGAGGAAGATCAAAACTTACGAACAACGGATTTACAAGGCTGTTTCATAGAGGCCGGTAATTTGAAAAAATGGTATGAAAGAGTATTACCCCTCAGAAACGGAGATGCATTGGGCCAGGAAAATAAAGGAGTGTTCCTGGAATGGGGTAATGCGAATAACCCGGTCCCGCCCTATTATACCATCAATTTGTCCGGCAGCTTACCTGGAGCCAGGATCCCCTGGAATTCTGAAAATTTATTTTTTTCCATTGCTAACAATAGCGATCAAATTAATCAGGTAAACTTTTCTATTGAATTGAGGACCCCAACCAGGATTTATAGAAAATCTTTTAGTGATTTTTATACAGCGGCCCCTTTGCTAAAGACGGAACTTGCGAAATGGAACTATCTGTCAGATCTCAAAAAAGATATGCCGGTTGAGCGGGTACTCCAGTTTATTCAATTGCCTTTTTCTGCATTTAAAGAAGCTGATGCCGACTTTAATCCCCAGCAGATAGAGCAGATCAGTTTTGTATTTGATAAACAGCCTGCCGGCTCCGTTATCATCGACAAAATTGGATACAATTAGCCAGGCTGTCTTTCTGAAAGAAGAAGCCCCGGCGCCTGTTATTGAACGTTGCCATCTAAATCCTGCTTAAACACACCGGCATCCATTTTATTGAGATGCATACAACTGGTTCGTATTTCCGCTGGCCGGAAGGGATGACAAACCATTGTAATAATTTTTGATACCGGGTTACTATAATGTAGGATATAGGTTATTAAAGCACTAAATAAAATAAAAAGCCGCCCTTTTGAGGCGGCATTTATATTTGTGGGTTTCTGATGTTATTAACCAAAGATTCCTTTTCGCAGGCTCCTGATACCTTCACCGATTTTAAATCCGTTGTGATATACTTCTATTTTATAATCACCGGCTTTAAAACCTTCTAAATTTTTGATAGGGAAAGAAACACCTTTGCGGGTACCGGTTTCATATTCTACAGGAATTTTTGCTGTGAAGTTCCTGTCACCATCCTGGCGGGTAGTCATAGCGCCGGAGCCTAATTCAGAATTTTGAACGATAGCGCCCTTAGGATCGGTAACAATCACATAAAGATCAGCCGGACCAGATGTAGTAATCCTGTTTTCGATATTAAACGCGATCTGCAGTTTATCTACCTTCCTGGCAAAGCTGGTTTCTCTTTCCTTACCATTTTTTCTTTCTTTTAAAGGGGTAACTGACATACCTGAAGCTGCCAGTGTACTGGCTACATCAACCGTATTCGCCAATTCATCATTTTCTGCAGTGCGCATATCAAGATTCTGGCTCAAAACATTTTTTTCAGACGTCAAATGTGTGTTACGCGCTGTTAACTCCTGGTTCTCACCTTTAAGTTGTGTAACCTGAGCTTCCAGCCTTCCGATCTGCCCATTCAATTCGCCTATTAACTGACGCGCTCTTTTTAAATCAGCAGCTGTTGCGTTATTGTCGCTTAATATTTTATTGATTTCAGCCTTTCTTGAATCGATTTCTTTTTGCAGGGCTGTTTTTTCGCCCTGCAGATTGTTGTTCGCCCCTGTAATTGAATCCAGGCGCATTTCTGCCAGGTTGAACATTTGTCTTAGCGAATCTGATTCAGACATAACAGTTTCGGTTTGCGCATCAGTACCAGAAAAGACATTTCCGCCTTCACTGCCTGAATTTTTATTCCAAAGCATAAAACCCCAGGTTCCGAGTAATGCGGCTACTAAGAGGCCGATAATAAGGTTTCTACCACCGTTGGAACTAGAGGGCGTATTATTGGATGGCTGCTGAGAGGCAGAGGGATAATTTGTGTTTGCCATAAAACAATAATTTTTTAATTTAAAAACTGCACTAAAAAAACTGCAAATTAATGCAGTAGGTTAAAGAATTTCCTAATATTTTTAAAAATGTCTTTTCAGTGGAAACATAAATTATGCCAAACCAAGAAAGCTTGGCGCTATCATCGTTATTTTGATAATATTTTGGGATTTAAAATTATCTTGCGTGCATGTCTGTGGATAAGGTAATATCAGATTGGAAGAAAAGTGCTTATAAACCAGTGTATTGGATAGAAGGCGACGAGGAGTTTTATGTCGATCAGCTGGTAGATTATGCTGAGCATCATATATTAAATGAGAGTGAAGCCTCTTTTAACCTCACCATTTTTTACGGGAAGGATGCCGCCTGGCCGGATGTTTTAAATGCCTGCCGTAAATATCCCATGTTCTCCGACAGGCAGGTAGTAATTGTAAAGGAGGCCCAGCAAATGAAAGATGTGGACAAGCTGGAGCCGTATATTCAAACACCTCTTTCATCCACCATATTGGTGGTGGCGTTTAAAGATAAGAAACTCGATTCGCGTACCAGGTTTGCTAAACTGGTAAAAGACAAAACAGAATATATAGTTACCAAGAAATTATATGATAATGCATTGCCCGAATGGGTAAATACAGTTGTAAAGAATATGGGGTATACCATTTCGCCCAAGGCCAACAGCCTGATTGTAGACCATATTGGTAACGACCTGAGCCGGATTAAAAATGAGGTTGATAAAATACTCATTAATCTGGGCGCCCGGAAATCCATTACTGAAGAGGATGTGGAGAGCTATGTAGGTATCAGCAAGGAATTTAATGTATTTGAATTGCAGAACGCTATTGCTACACGTAATCTGGCAAAGGCTGTACGTATCATCCAGTATTTCGCTGCCAACCCCAAAATAGCGCCCATACAACTGGTACTGCCATCTTTGTATTCTTTTTTCAATAAAACCTATATGGTTTACGGCGCTTCCGGCGGAGAAGATGCTATTGCCAAGCAGATTGGCGTCGGGCCTTTTTTTGTAAAGAGTTATTTACAGGCCTCAAAAACGTATAGCTTCAGAGATGTAGAGAAAATATTGCTGCTGTTACATAGCTATAACCTCAAAAGCCTCGGCATTAACACCGCCAGGGTAGAGGATGCGGAGCTATTAAAGGAAATGGTGGTAAAGATTATGATGTAGGTTTGATAAGTTGGCTGGTTGATGGGTTTAAAAGTTGAGAAGGTTGAAGAGGTGATAAGGCCACTGCCATTCAGCAGATCATTCAGAGCATCCATGAACCGTATCCGGTCCCGCACATCCCACATCCATCAAATAACCAATGTTCAACGCAAAGACAATTGTCATCCGGCAAACCAGCATCCAGTAACCAGCATCCCCTTCCCGGCGATAACTTTTAAGTCCCGGCTATAATCCCTTATCTATGAACGATCACCTATAAAATTTCATCTGCTTTCTGTCTGCTATCAACTGTCCGCTGTCGTCCCTCCTTATTCCTCCTGTCCCATCCACATAGCCCCACCCACGCTGTTACGTGCAGCTCCGGTTACCGAGCTTAGTACATTATATTCTTCGCGCCAGCGTAATACGCCAATCAAAGCCATAATCAACGCCTCTTTGTATTGGACCAGTTGCTCATCCGGGATGACCACCTTTATAGATCCCAGTGCTTCCTGTAAGCGCTCTATCAGATAGCCATTCAATGCGCCTCCACCAGTTACCAGTAACTGTTCTTCCCCGTCGGTGGATACCCGGTGGGGCATGATGGCATTTTTGATCTGTCTTACAATATGTGCCACATAAGTATGTAGCGCATCTTCAGTCGAGAGCCCGTATTTTTTGATAATGGGATATACGATATCAGTGCCAAAGCTATTAGCTAATGATTTGGGAATCGGATGGGTGTAATAAGCCAGCCCGTTGAGCTCATTCAGCAGGGACTGGTTGATCTGGCCACTTCTGGCAAGCGCGCCGTCCCTGTCAAAGTCCTGTCCGGCTTCCTGAGCCAGCATATTTAAAACACGGTTGGCTGCACAAATATCAAAGGCCTTATACCCCTCATTGCTGATAGAAATATTGGCAATGCCGCCGATATTGAGAAAGTATTGGTAATTCGAAAAAAACAATTGCTCCCCAATGGGTACAATAGGCGCTCCCTGCCCTCCAAAGGCAATGTCCATCGCCCTGAGATCTGTAACAACCGGTAATTGCGTTGTTGCGGCAATAGCAGCTCCGTCTCCCAGTTGTGCTGTCATTTTTTTTGAAGGAATATGAAACGTAGTATGTCCATGTGATGCTATAACGGCCACTTTAAACTGCAGCTGGTATTTTTCTATAAACTCATTAACACGCGCTCCAATATAATGGCCATATGCGGTATGCAAAAGCTGGTAATCTAATGCGGACAGCGAAGTGGCATTTTTTAATTGATCGACCCATTCACTACTGTAAGGAACACAGTCGGCATGAACCAGCTCATAACTCCATTTGCCTCCATTCTCTAAAATTTCGGCAAACACAATATCCAATCCGTCGAGAGAGCTACCGCTCATTAAGCCTATAGCACGATAAACCATGATAGAACTAAAACATTTTAAGTAATAAAAAGAACAGGAATGTGTTGACCTGTGAATGGAGCTATAGCGGGTATAACGCCTGTCTCACTCAACAACAGCGCCTGCCCCACGGGGCGATCATTTATATTCTCAGGCCAGGCTCATAAAAAATATAAATCCTGTATGTTTGCGAAAGTAATAAAACACACCAGTAATTATATCGCTCAACAAAAAAAGCCAATACCAATGATCATAAACTTAAGTGAGAATCATAGCCTGCTGAGTAACTGGGTAAGCGAATTAAGAGATGTGGAAGTGCAAAATGACCGTATGCGGTTCAGGCGCAATTTAGAACGTATTGGTGAAGTGATCGCTTATGAAATCAGTAAAACACTACCTTTCGAAATAGTGGAGACGCAAACGCCTTTAGGTATTTCTAATAGTAAAAAATTATCAGAACAGCCGGTATTGGCTACCATTTTGCGTGCAGGCTTAGCCCTGCATCAGGGACTGTTGAGCTATTTCGATAAAGGAGATAATGCATTTGTATCAGCTTACCGCAAGCATCATAAGGATGGCAGCTTTGAAATAGAGATTGAATATATAAGTACGCCGGAGCTTGATAACCGTATTGTTATTATTTCGGATCCGATGCTGGCCACGGGAGCTTCACTGGTGAAAACCGTACAGTTTCTTAAAAATGAAGGCAAACCCAAAGACATTCATATCGCTGCTGCAATTGCCTGCGTAGATGGTTTGGAATATGTAACACGGGAAGTACCTGAAGCAATCATCTGGTGTGGAGATATCGATGAGGAAATTACAGCAAAGGGCTATATCGTTCCAGGGCTGGGAGACGCCGGAGATCTCGCTTACGGCAATAAAACACAAAATTGATCTGTAATCGTATAATAAACTAATGGAAGCAGCCTGCAGGACTGCTTTTTTGTCTGTGGCCAAGTTTTTTAAAAGTTTGATGCTGTGGGCATTACTTATTAATATTTAATGGCGTTGCATGAAAAAAATCTAAAAAAAATTAATGATCATTAATTACTGTTTATGTACTTTTCCGGTTAACGTAAATTTTGGTGCAATATGAATCAATCTACCAACCGGTTTCTGGACCTGGTTAGCAAACGAAATGCAGGAGAACCGGAGTTTCTGCAGGCCGTTACCGAAGTAGCAGAGTCGCTGATACCTTATATAGCGTCGCAGCCTAGATATAAAAACAGTAAAATATTGGAGCGTATCGCCGAGCCGGAGCGCGTGGTTATATTCAGGGTTGCGTGGTTAGATGATAAGGGTGAGGTGCAGGTTAACCGGGGCTTTCGCGTTCAGATGAACAGTGCGATAGGTCCTTACAAAGGTGGGCTGCGGTTTCATCCTACTGTTACACTCAGCGTATTAAAGTTTCTTGCTTTTGAGCAGGTATTTAAAAACAGCCTGACCGGTTTGCCTATGGGCGGAGGAAAAGGAGGGTCTGACTTTGATCCCAAGGGGAAGTCTGAAAACGAGATTATGAAATTTTGCCAAAGTTTTATGACAGAGTTGTACCGGCATGTAGGAGATGATGTAGATATTCCGGCTGGTGATATCGGTGTGGGTAAAAGGGAGATCGGCTACTTATTTGGACAGTACAAGCGAATCACAGGTACTTTTAATGGTGTATTAACCGGCAAGGCTTTTGAGTGGGGCGGTAGTTTGATACGGCCCGAAGCAACTGGCTATGGGCTGGTTTATTTTGTGGAAGAGATGCTGAAGGACAGGGAAGAGACCCTCGTTGGTAAAAAGGTACTCATTTCCGGTTCAGGTAATGTAGCCCAGTTCGCGGCGGAAAAATGCATCAATCACGGAGCTAAAGTGCTGACGATGTCCGATTCTGAAGGATTTATATACGACCCGTTGGGGATAGACCTGGAAAAGCTGGAATTTATCAAAGAACTTAAAAATGAACGCAGGGGCCGTATTAAGGCGTATGCAGATCATTTTGGCTGTGAATATCATGCCGGGGAAAAGCCGTGGAAGATCAAATGTGATATAGCATTGCCGAATGCCACACAAAATGAACTGGCATTAGCAGATGCAGAAATGCTGATTAATAATGGTTGCTATTGTGTTGCCGAAGGGGCTAATATGCCCTGCACACCTGAAGCGGTAGCCGCTTTTAATAATGCCAGAGTTTTATATGCGCCGGGTAAAGCGGCCAATGCCGGCGGTGTAGCGGTTTCGGGCCTGGAGATGTCGCAGAATTCATTACGGTATAGCTGGGGAAGGGAGAAAGTAGATCATAAGCTTAAAGCGATCATGACGGATATTCATCATATCTGCGTTAAATACGGTAAAGATGAGCAGGGCCATATTAATTACGAAAAAGGGGCTAATGTCGGTGGATTTGTAAAAGTTGCCGAAGCCATGTTGTCGCAAGGGGTAGTGTAAAACGGATAGGCAGGCAACCGGGCAAGCAGGAGACCGTTAATTGTAGTATCATTGTGCAAATTATCGCTATGTCTGCACAGGTTTATCTTATTCCCACTTTTTTGCACGAGGAGGCATTACATGTACTGCCAGCCTATTTACTGGATGCAATCAAAAAATGTAATGTGCTTTTTGTAGAAAATGAGCGCTCAGCCAGGCGGTATATCAAGCAGTTAAAAAAAGAAATTGTTATTGACGACTATAAGTGGTTTACGATTGGCAAGGCAGAGCAGGAGGTGGTTCAGGCTTTCCGGACCTGTTTAAAAGAAGGTCAAACTATTGGCATTATCAGCGAAGCCGGTTGCCCGGGTGTAGCCGATCCGGGACAGCTGCTGGTAGGGGTAGCTCAGGAAACCGGGGCGACGGTTGCGCCATTAGTAGGCCCCAGTTCTATTTTACTGGCGCTGATGGCCAGCGGCATGAACGG belongs to Niabella yanshanensis and includes:
- the upp gene encoding uracil phosphoribosyltransferase; this translates as MIINLSENHSLLSNWVSELRDVEVQNDRMRFRRNLERIGEVIAYEISKTLPFEIVETQTPLGISNSKKLSEQPVLATILRAGLALHQGLLSYFDKGDNAFVSAYRKHHKDGSFEIEIEYISTPELDNRIVIISDPMLATGASLVKTVQFLKNEGKPKDIHIAAAIACVDGLEYVTREVPEAIIWCGDIDEEITAKGYIVPGLGDAGDLAYGNKTQN
- a CDS encoding anhydro-N-acetylmuramic acid kinase; the encoded protein is MVYRAIGLMSGSSLDGLDIVFAEILENGGKWSYELVHADCVPYSSEWVDQLKNATSLSALDYQLLHTAYGHYIGARVNEFIEKYQLQFKVAVIASHGHTTFHIPSKKMTAQLGDGAAIAATTQLPVVTDLRAMDIAFGGQGAPIVPIGEQLFFSNYQYFLNIGGIANISISNEGYKAFDICAANRVLNMLAQEAGQDFDRDGALARSGQINQSLLNELNGLAYYTHPIPKSLANSFGTDIVYPIIKKYGLSTEDALHTYVAHIVRQIKNAIMPHRVSTDGEEQLLVTGGGALNGYLIERLQEALGSIKVVIPDEQLVQYKEALIMALIGVLRWREEYNVLSSVTGAARNSVGGAMWMGQEE
- the gdhA gene encoding NADP-specific glutamate dehydrogenase translates to MNQSTNRFLDLVSKRNAGEPEFLQAVTEVAESLIPYIASQPRYKNSKILERIAEPERVVIFRVAWLDDKGEVQVNRGFRVQMNSAIGPYKGGLRFHPTVTLSVLKFLAFEQVFKNSLTGLPMGGGKGGSDFDPKGKSENEIMKFCQSFMTELYRHVGDDVDIPAGDIGVGKREIGYLFGQYKRITGTFNGVLTGKAFEWGGSLIRPEATGYGLVYFVEEMLKDREETLVGKKVLISGSGNVAQFAAEKCINHGAKVLTMSDSEGFIYDPLGIDLEKLEFIKELKNERRGRIKAYADHFGCEYHAGEKPWKIKCDIALPNATQNELALADAEMLINNGCYCVAEGANMPCTPEAVAAFNNARVLYAPGKAANAGGVAVSGLEMSQNSLRYSWGREKVDHKLKAIMTDIHHICVKYGKDEQGHINYEKGANVGGFVKVAEAMLSQGVV
- a CDS encoding SAM-dependent methyltransferase, which encodes MSAQVYLIPTFLHEEALHVLPAYLLDAIKKCNVLFVENERSARRYIKQLKKEIVIDDYKWFTIGKAEQEVVQAFRTCLKEGQTIGIISEAGCPGVADPGQLLVGVAQETGATVAPLVGPSSILLALMASGMNGQQFAFNGYLPIDNQQRIKTVKELEVESNKKNSTQIFIETPYRNNQMLETLLKACQPATQICVAVNITGPDEVIKTLTVQQWKQQTIELHKKPAIFLLKA